In the genome of Pichia kudriavzevii chromosome 4, complete sequence, one region contains:
- a CDS encoding uncharacterized protein (PKUD0D06500; similar to Saccharomyces cerevisiae YFL026W (STE2); ancestral locus Anc_8.45), with protein sequence MSIHDDFTYSIDPENILVNYTSFEGPVTATLGSFDEYMKTVVVLGIIFGTRIGLSVVSFPVIFMITKNKKSPIFVLNMTCLGLLFLQSCLYAVTLTRTYNTISYRFSHSGEINYAASTLSVVSNLFYILLITFVEISFCYQVYIIFSSPQKNLKRLSYLATAFSAALGMASIALYFTFMVYSNLAFFDNNVSVPSYLSNTPLILFVTSSCAVCLLLLLKLAFAIRTRRYLGLKQFNLFHILFIMAFQTMVIPTILILISFNAFSDSDQYSSQTFSALGTALITISLPLTTMWANSSVSSSSPTSSYNVGSPGSFSSSDDNKTDIESPNSYYGKISDDIERSDSMYENENHSTVDNTMSLVSPATQNDREFWKEVELYTKDLGKANEKDGIEQRLLSEVQLESKS encoded by the coding sequence ATGAGTATACACGATGATTTCACATATTCGATAGATCCTGAAAACATCTTAGTGAACTATACCAGCTTCGAAGGGCCAGTAACGGCCACTCTTGGTAGTTTTGATGAGTACATGAAAACAGTGGTGGTTCTGGGTATAATTTTTGGTACACGGATCGGCTTATCTGTGGTATCTTTCCCTGTTATATTTATGATtaccaaaaataaaaaatcacCTATTTTTGTGCTGAATATGACCTGCTTGGGATTGCTTTTCTTACAATCATGCCTTTATGCCGTCACGTTGACCCGAACGTACAATACTATTTCATATAGATTTTCACATTCCGGTGAAATCAATTATGCAGCAAGCACGTTATCCGTTGTCTCCAACCTTTTTTACATTCTTTTGATTACATTTGTGGAGATTTCCTTCTGCTACCAGGTTTAcatcattttttcatctccACAAAAAAACCTAAAGAGATTGAGTTACCTAGCAACAGCTTTTTCCGCTGCTCTGGGCATGGCATCCATTGCTCTTTATTTTACTTTCATGGTTTACTCCAACCTTGCATTTTTCGACAATAATGTGAGTGTCCCATCGTACCTATCAAACACGCCACTGATTTTGTTTGTAACGTCTTCTTGTGCAGTATGTTTACTGTTGCTACTAAAACTAGCTTTTGCTATTAGAACCAGACGTTATCTTGGGTTAAAACAGTTTAATTTGTTccatattttatttattatgGCATTTCAGACAATGGTCATCCCGACAATTTTAATCTTGATCTCCTTCAATGCTTTTTCTGATTCGGATCAGTACTCTTCTCAAACGTTTTCAGCGCTAGGGACTGCACTGATTACTATTTCTTTGCCATTGACCACAATGTGGGCAAACTCATCAGTATCCAGTTCAAGCCCTACTTCAAGTTATAATGTCGGCTCTCCCGGCAGTTTTTCTTCTAGTGACGACAACAAAACTGATATCGAATCACCAAATAGCTACTACGGTAAAATTTCGGATGATATAGAGAGAAGTGACTCTATgtatgaaaatgaaaatcatTCAACGGTTGACAATACAATGAGTCTTGTCAGTCCAGCAACTCAAAACGATCGTGAGTTTTGgaaagaagttgaattaTACACAAAAGACCTGGGTAAAGCCAATGAGAAAGATGGCATTGAGCAGAGACTATTATCGGAAGTTCAACTTGAATCTAAATCCTAG
- a CDS encoding uncharacterized protein (PKUD0D06490; similar to Saccharomyces cerevisiae YNL082W (PMS1); ancestral locus Anc_2.212), with protein sequence MPLRYISEDGVHNITSGQVITELASIVKELVENSLDAQSTSITVNFKRFGMDGIEVIDNGNGIEEEDFDSLCMKNYTSKLDKFENLVKVQTLGFRGEALNSICNVAQMIISTATHGSAPKGYELIYDKRGNLQSKKLINQKKGTITRVNEIFKDLPVRKINLEKQHRREFNHAINVLTSYLIIRKNVRFIVSNTDATGRKKIVLKTGCNKLIKDNIINVYGSTGLQGLIDFYAKIDLDVSISIDINGLLSSASIGDGRLTKDRQFIYINKRPVTFKRLSKLINSTYKRYNYLQNPVFFLDLGIPEDIIDINVTPDKGIVLLSSKYENILIDQLETKFEEFWDNSGSYSIPLNSSYQEKVESRNQSLSQPTLESFAFISGVENEGTNDKAHEVSMVERASIRNSRVVNRIGVKHEGEASESNYNTQDVEEISIIEENAQGSSYLLEEDTQISFRGVSTKKDSERTNDDLLLEENLVLSQLEESITAQEVGHSPVSCCSHNDHVQDKSQLESSLFVSEDHVQGIDHDEQESKEPKLISNHHEEIEISRPVPTEKVVEDSPIVKVENSVTKHKISISDEDLKLFRLKETCEISANCEKTLTPSDITDREGSERYLSLSIHKKDFKNMKVIGQFNKGFIIVYKEDTGDLLIVDQHASDEKFNFENLLANTTFKDQPLVVPQRVEVSSMEKLIILANLNTFEKNGFRFKTINEKNDGDDSIHEELYLTSLPYSKNTIFTTNDMNELIQLVQERGVSISSIPRPSKVRSMFAMRACRSSIMIGQALNRTKMETIVQNLSVLDKPWNCPHGRPTMRHILNINKWKPFDEDYL encoded by the coding sequence ATGCCCCTAAGATATATCTCAGAAGATGGTGTTCATAACATTACCTCAGGGCAGGTTATCACGGAACTGGCAAGCATTGTGAAAGaacttgttgaaaactCTTTAGATGCACAGTCTACTTCCATTACGgtcaacttcaaaagatttGGTATGGACGGTATTGAAGTAATAGACAATGGAAACGGTatagaggaagaagattttgataGTCTTTGTATGAAAAACTATACATCGAAGCTCgataagtttgaaaatttagTTAAGGTTCAAACGTTAGGGTTTAGAGGTGAAGCACTAAACTCGATTTGTAATGTTGCTCAAATGATTATATCAACTGCTACACATGGTAGTGCGCCAAAGGGATATGAATTAATCTATGATAAAAGGGGCAATTTACAAAGTAAAAAACTAATTaatcaaaagaaaggtACTATTACGAGAGTGAATGAAATATTTAAAGACTTACCTGTTAGAAAGATAAACCTTGAAAAACAGCACAGAAGAGAGTTCAATCATGCTATAAATGTCTTAACATCTTACCTCATTATACGCAAGAATGTGAGGTTTATTGTTTCAAATACGGATGCTACGggaaggaagaaaatagTTTTGAAAACAGGTTGCAATAAACTGATAAAAGATAATATCATAAACGTTTATGGATCGACTGGATTGCAAGGCCTAATAGATTTTTATGCAAAGATTGATTTGGATGTGTCGATTAGTATTGATATCAATGGTCTTCTGTCCAGTGCTTCAATTGGCGATGGGAGACTAACAAAAGATAGGCAGTTTATTTACATCAACAAAAGGCCAGTGACATTTAAAAGATTGAGTAAACTAATCAATTCGACCTATAAAAGATACAACTACTTGCAAAAccctgttttttttctagatTTAGGTATACCAGAGGAtattattgatatcaaCGTGACGCCTGATAAGGGAATTGTATTACTATCTAGTAAGTACGAAAATATATTGATTGACCAATTGGAAACTAAATTTGAGGAATTTTGGGATAATTCAGGATCATATAGTATCCCACTTAACTCTTCCTATCAGGAAAAGGTGGAATCCAGAAATCAGAGTTTATCACAACCAACTTTGGAGTCTTTTGCTTTTATATCAGGAGTAGAAAATGAAGGCACTAACGATAAAGCCCATGAGGTTAGTATGGTTGAACGAGCCTCAATTAGAAACTCTAGAGTTGTGAATAGAATTGGAGTTAAGCATGAAGGTGAAGCTAGCGAGTCGAATTATAATACACAAGACGTAGAAGAGATTTCCataattgaagaaaacgcACAAGGATCGAGTTATCTTCTTGAGGAGGACACACAGATATCTTTTAGAGGTGTCTCTACAAAGAAGGATTCGGAGAGAACCAATGATGATCTTTTATTAGAAGAAAACCTAGTTCTCAGCCAACTAGAGGAATCAATTACAGCGCAAGAGGTGGGACACTCTCCGGTATCATGTTGCTCTCATAATGATCACGTGCAGGATAAGTCTCAACTCGAATCCTCACTGTTTGTTTCAGAAGACCACGTTCAGGGAATAGATCACGATGAACAAGAATCCAAAGAACCAAAGCTGATTAGCAATCATCATGAAGAGATTGAGATTTCTAGACCGGTACCCACAGAGAAGGTTGTAGAGGATAGTCCCATAGTAAAAGTGGAAAACAGTGTGACTAAACATAAAATATCCATTTCAGATGAAGATCTAAAGCTTTTTCGGCTGAAAGAAACTTGCGAAATTTCTGCTAACTGCGAGAAGACGCTGACACCCTCTGATATTACCGATAGAGAAGGGTCGGAGCGTTACTTATCGCTTTCAATACACAAAAAGGATTTCAAGAACATGAAGGTTATTGGTCAGTTTAATAAGGGATTTATTATTGTGTATAAAGAGGATACCGGTGATCTGCTTATCGTTGACCAACATGCATCAGatgaaaagtttaattttgaaaacctGCTTGCTAATACAACATTTAAAGATCAACCATTGGTTGTTCCTCAAAGAGTAGAGGTGAGCTCAATGGAAAAGTTGATCATACTGGCAAATTTGAAtacatttgaaaagaatggATTTAGGTTCAAAACAataaatgagaaaaatgatGGAGATGACTCCATACACGAGGAACTATACTTAACAAGTTTACCATACTCAAAGAATACAATCTTTACTACAAACGATATGAACGAATTGATTCAATTAGTGCAGGAAAGAGGGGTatctatttcttcaataccCAGGCCATCAAAAGTTAGATCGATGTTTGCTATGAGAGCGTGTAGATCCAGTATCATGATTGGCCAGGCTTTGAACAGGACTAAAATGGAAACTATAGTGCAAAATCTATCCGTACTCGACAAGCCTTGGAATTGCCCACATGGAAGACCAACAATGAGACacattttgaatataaacAAATGGAAACCGTTTGACGAAGATTATCTATGA